A portion of the Edaphobacter lichenicola genome contains these proteins:
- a CDS encoding metal-dependent hydrolase family protein, with protein MRSVWHVKFYLLLIVLQISIFTAFAQTAPAPSTSRTLLRTGHLLDVKTGAEPTGQTIIVTGDRITAITPTASTPKQTGDTEIDLTRYTVMPGLIDVHTHLTMANNFDPYFELSMTPAKEAIIGVENAKVTLEAGFTTVRNVGANDFTDVALRDEINAGHIPGPHMQVSGPALGITGGHMDENLLPYEYHVHGQGVADGIPAVQHQVRENIKYGADLIKIGATGGVLSKGDDPQASQYTLEEMQAIVADAHRLGRKVAAHAHGAQGILFATEAGVDSIEHGSYINDEDIALMKKKGTYLVPTAYLIDWAQQYANLPPLYAQKMKDVSAVEKANIHHAIQSGVKIALGTDAAVYPHGLNAHEVDVYVNQFGMSPLAAIQTGTINAADLMSWTDRTGTIEPGKWADIIAIDGDPLKDVKILQHVNFVMKSGIVYKDETHKQ; from the coding sequence ATGCGTAGCGTGTGGCACGTGAAATTTTATCTGCTCCTTATTGTGTTACAAATTTCGATCTTCACCGCGTTCGCGCAGACTGCACCCGCGCCGTCGACGTCCCGCACGCTCCTTCGCACCGGTCACCTTCTTGACGTGAAGACCGGCGCGGAGCCTACCGGCCAAACCATCATTGTTACTGGTGACCGCATCACCGCCATCACGCCCACGGCCTCCACACCGAAGCAAACTGGCGACACTGAGATCGACCTCACCAGATACACCGTCATGCCTGGCCTGATTGATGTCCACACCCACCTCACCATGGCGAACAACTTCGATCCCTACTTCGAACTCAGCATGACGCCTGCGAAGGAAGCCATCATCGGCGTCGAGAACGCGAAGGTCACGCTCGAAGCCGGCTTCACCACCGTCCGTAACGTTGGCGCCAACGACTTTACCGACGTTGCCCTCCGCGACGAGATCAACGCCGGCCACATTCCTGGCCCGCACATGCAGGTCTCAGGCCCTGCGCTCGGCATCACCGGCGGCCATATGGACGAGAACCTTCTGCCGTATGAGTACCACGTCCACGGCCAGGGCGTAGCCGATGGCATCCCTGCCGTCCAGCACCAGGTTCGCGAAAATATCAAGTACGGTGCCGACCTGATCAAGATCGGAGCCACCGGCGGTGTTCTCTCCAAGGGAGACGATCCGCAGGCCAGCCAGTACACGCTCGAAGAGATGCAGGCCATCGTTGCCGATGCTCACCGGCTCGGACGCAAGGTCGCCGCTCACGCTCACGGAGCGCAGGGCATCCTCTTCGCTACGGAAGCAGGAGTCGATTCCATCGAGCACGGTTCGTACATCAACGACGAAGACATCGCGCTGATGAAAAAGAAGGGAACCTACCTCGTCCCGACCGCCTACCTCATCGATTGGGCGCAGCAGTATGCGAACCTCCCGCCTCTTTACGCTCAGAAGATGAAGGACGTCAGCGCTGTTGAGAAAGCGAACATCCACCATGCCATCCAGTCCGGTGTCAAAATCGCACTTGGCACCGATGCCGCCGTCTATCCGCACGGCCTCAACGCCCATGAGGTCGACGTCTACGTCAATCAATTCGGTATGTCGCCTCTGGCCGCCATCCAGACTGGCACCATCAACGCCGCCGATCTGATGTCATGGACCGACCGCACCGGCACGATCGAGCCCGGCAAGTGGGCCGACATCATCGCCATCGATGGTGACCCGCTGAAGGACGTCAAGATCCTTCAGCATGTGAACTTCGTCATGAAGTCCGGCATCGTCTACAAAGACGAAACCCATAAGCAGTAG
- a CDS encoding ParB/RepB/Spo0J family partition protein — MPAVTTDPKRRALGKGLESLLPSRPAPTPAPQIAAPVESTGKPLEIPLDQIERNPYQTRTQFDEAKLAELAQSISASGVVQPIVVRPLAGGRYQLITGERRWLASKKANKATIPAIVRQVSDEQTLEMTIVENLQRADLNPIEQARAYQRLSNDFKMTQEQMAIRTGKERASVSNFLRLLKLPDAVQQKVESGELSFGHARTLLALESPDAIAAAAQKVMALSLSVRQTESYVQGLINPEAKEKKESKAEAQPEDPNVREAQDRIRRTLGLKVRIEDKNGKGRVIIEYSGLEDFDSILTALGGQ, encoded by the coding sequence ATGCCAGCAGTCACAACCGACCCCAAGCGCCGCGCCCTCGGCAAAGGCCTTGAATCCCTTCTTCCCTCTCGCCCAGCGCCAACACCCGCACCGCAGATCGCTGCACCGGTCGAATCAACGGGGAAGCCACTCGAGATACCGCTGGACCAGATCGAACGCAATCCCTACCAGACCAGGACTCAGTTCGATGAAGCCAAGCTCGCCGAACTTGCTCAGTCCATCTCGGCCTCCGGAGTGGTGCAACCCATTGTGGTGCGGCCACTTGCAGGCGGCAGGTATCAACTGATTACAGGAGAGCGCCGCTGGCTGGCCAGTAAGAAGGCCAACAAAGCTACCATTCCCGCAATCGTCCGCCAGGTGTCAGATGAGCAGACCCTTGAGATGACCATCGTCGAGAACCTTCAGCGTGCCGATCTCAACCCGATCGAACAAGCCCGTGCCTACCAGCGACTCAGCAACGACTTCAAGATGACTCAGGAACAGATGGCCATCCGCACCGGCAAAGAGCGGGCGAGTGTGTCTAACTTCCTTCGTTTGTTGAAGTTACCGGATGCGGTCCAGCAGAAGGTCGAGTCCGGAGAGCTCTCCTTTGGCCACGCCCGCACGCTTCTGGCGTTGGAATCACCCGATGCGATCGCTGCTGCCGCCCAAAAGGTGATGGCGCTCTCGCTCTCCGTTCGCCAAACCGAGAGCTACGTTCAGGGCCTCATCAACCCTGAGGCGAAAGAGAAGAAGGAATCGAAGGCCGAGGCACAACCGGAAGATCCCAACGTGCGCGAGGCACAGGACCGTATCCGCCGAACGCTTGGCCTCAAGGTTCGAATTGAAGATAAGAACGGCAAGGGCCGTGTCATTATCGAATACTCCGGCCTCGAAGACTTCGATTCGATTCTCACCGCCCTTGGCGGTCAGTAG
- a CDS encoding methyltransferase family protein has translation MKATALEFRFRFLLGIIIYLLGFIAPWNMFLHLDSIRSWQLLASWPARNGWIGFSAATIAVLVLGILCAFAGAFLRTWASAYLDPTVVKAGAMHGDSVVASGPYRYLRNPLYFGTMIHTFALALLMPPSGALFCVFAIAFFQVRLIAGEEFYLTAKLGAPYIAYCARVPRLFPSMTPRVPASATQPAWLTAFLSEIYMWGVFLSFATLGWRYNSVLIIKGILISLGVSLIARAFLPRK, from the coding sequence ATGAAAGCAACTGCACTCGAGTTCCGTTTCCGCTTCCTTCTTGGCATCATCATCTACCTGCTCGGTTTCATTGCTCCGTGGAACATGTTTCTGCACCTGGACTCCATCCGCAGCTGGCAGTTGCTTGCATCATGGCCCGCTCGCAATGGCTGGATCGGCTTCAGCGCAGCGACGATCGCTGTTCTTGTTCTCGGCATCCTATGTGCTTTCGCAGGAGCGTTCCTGCGCACCTGGGCGTCAGCCTATCTCGACCCCACCGTCGTTAAGGCTGGCGCGATGCATGGTGACAGCGTCGTGGCATCGGGACCCTATCGCTATCTACGCAACCCACTCTACTTCGGCACAATGATCCACACCTTTGCTCTTGCGCTTCTCATGCCGCCCAGCGGAGCGCTCTTCTGCGTCTTCGCTATCGCCTTCTTTCAGGTGCGCCTCATCGCGGGAGAAGAGTTCTACCTCACCGCAAAACTCGGTGCTCCCTACATTGCGTACTGCGCCAGAGTCCCTCGTCTCTTTCCCTCAATGACGCCACGCGTTCCTGCATCGGCAACGCAACCCGCCTGGCTTACAGCCTTTCTCTCCGAGATCTACATGTGGGGAGTCTTCCTCTCGTTTGCGACTCTGGGCTGGCGTTACAACTCGGTTCTCATCATCAAGGGCATTCTGATCTCGCTCGGCGTCTCGCTGATCGCCCGGGCGTTCCTTCCCAGGAAGTAG
- the bla gene encoding subclass B3 metallo-beta-lactamase: MRATLSRLSIVLFFCTSILVHAATNPSWTTPIAPFRIADNLYYVGSQDLASYLVVTSQGNILINANLVTSPPQIRASVEKLGFRWQDIRVLLNSQAHGDHMAGAAEVVRETHAKNMVMDGDVSVVETGARTDFLSPSPNIPIYTPVHVDRVLHDGDTVSLGDVTLTAHKTAGHTRGCTTWTMRSHLPGEPAGTIRNIVIVGGVGFWSEFHFVATPSHPVSYPGIVQDFQHTFVVLRALPCDVFLGAHGGYFDMLTKLKHYPQDGSRVFIDPAGYKDFVADAQQTFEQALRKQQAAALR; encoded by the coding sequence ATGCGCGCGACTCTCTCCCGTCTATCAATTGTCCTCTTCTTCTGCACGTCCATACTCGTGCATGCAGCAACAAACCCATCGTGGACAACACCCATCGCTCCATTCCGCATTGCCGACAACCTCTACTACGTGGGAAGCCAGGATCTTGCCAGCTACCTCGTCGTCACCTCACAGGGGAACATCCTGATCAACGCGAACCTCGTTACTTCGCCGCCGCAGATACGCGCAAGTGTTGAGAAGCTGGGCTTCCGCTGGCAAGATATCAGGGTTCTCCTCAACAGCCAGGCGCATGGGGATCACATGGCTGGCGCGGCCGAGGTGGTTCGCGAGACACATGCGAAGAACATGGTCATGGACGGCGACGTGAGCGTAGTTGAGACCGGCGCGCGGACAGATTTCCTATCGCCCTCACCCAATATCCCCATCTACACCCCTGTGCACGTGGACCGAGTTTTGCACGACGGAGACACGGTAAGCCTCGGGGATGTGACACTGACGGCGCACAAGACTGCAGGCCACACTCGCGGATGTACGACGTGGACCATGCGCTCTCATCTGCCGGGGGAGCCAGCGGGAACGATTCGGAATATCGTGATCGTCGGAGGGGTAGGCTTCTGGTCGGAGTTTCACTTTGTCGCTACACCCAGCCACCCGGTAAGCTATCCCGGCATCGTTCAGGATTTCCAGCATACCTTTGTCGTACTGCGAGCTTTGCCTTGCGACGTATTTCTTGGAGCCCATGGTGGATACTTCGATATGCTGACTAAACTAAAGCACTACCCGCAGGATGGTTCCCGTGTCTTTATCGATCCTGCCGGCTATAAGGATTTCGTCGCGGATGCTCAGCAAACGTTCGAGCAGGCATTGCGCAAACAGCAGGCCGCTGCTTTACGTTGA
- a CDS encoding HU family DNA-binding protein, with protein sequence MAKGMTKTALVRHLAEKLELTNKQTAGFLELLAETAVKETKKNGEFTIPGIGKLVKAERKARLGRNPQTGETIKIKAKTVVKFRVAKVAKDTIAPVKK encoded by the coding sequence ATGGCAAAGGGAATGACAAAGACAGCGCTGGTTCGCCACCTGGCGGAGAAGCTCGAACTCACCAACAAGCAGACCGCGGGCTTCCTCGAACTGCTGGCCGAGACCGCAGTGAAAGAGACCAAGAAGAATGGCGAGTTCACGATTCCTGGTATCGGCAAGCTGGTGAAGGCAGAGCGCAAGGCGCGTCTTGGCCGCAACCCGCAGACGGGTGAGACCATCAAGATCAAGGCCAAGACCGTGGTGAAGTTCCGCGTGGCCAAGGTTGCGAAGGATACGATCGCACCGGTAAAGAAGTAG